From Pseudothermotoga thermarum DSM 5069, a single genomic window includes:
- the cheD gene encoding chemoreceptor glutamine deamidase/glutamate methylesterase CheD, with translation MTRKVIIGIGEIAIESNPCVLVTLGLGSCVGVCMRDPVAKIGGMAHVMLPESPGKDVKTPGKYADTAVDYLVEKLVERGAVKSRLEAKIAGGASMFESGSMNIGQRNVEAVKNRLKFHGIPLKAEDTGGNRARSIEYNIETGKLLIRKVGGGETVQIIEI, from the coding sequence ATGACAAGGAAAGTGATAATTGGTATAGGCGAAATAGCAATAGAAAGTAATCCTTGTGTGCTTGTGACACTTGGACTTGGGTCTTGCGTTGGCGTGTGCATGAGAGACCCTGTTGCTAAAATTGGAGGAATGGCTCATGTAATGCTTCCAGAAAGTCCTGGTAAGGATGTCAAAACACCCGGAAAGTATGCGGATACCGCTGTGGACTATTTGGTGGAGAAACTCGTCGAAAGGGGAGCTGTGAAATCCAGACTGGAAGCAAAGATAGCCGGAGGAGCTTCGATGTTTGAGTCAGGTTCAATGAACATCGGCCAAAGAAACGTTGAGGCAGTTAAAAATCGATTGAAATTTCACGGTATACCGTTGAAAGCCGAGGACACAGGTGGCAACCGTGCAAGGAGTATTGAATACAACATAGAGACTGGTAAGCTTCTTATCAGAAAAGTTGGAGGAGGAGAAACTGTTCAAATCATCGAAATATAA
- a CDS encoding sigma-70 family RNA polymerase sigma factor produces the protein MFKQDEEKIIKEMLPMVKMIALDLKNNLPKNVELDDLIQEGVLALIAAIRRYDPKKGVNIHRYAIKRVKGAMYDYLRKIDWMPRNLRRNIKEVEKAIYELEPSLGRFPTIEEISMYTGLTTAEVKRALDEMVRKQFLMLDQYLYDEETFLDQLKDDDEPFKQAQREILLEDLTQAISRLDPKEQLVLSLRFEQDLSLKEIGLIIGASESRVSQIISSALIKIKNFLMGGEHDNSGGSSGSDSEGK, from the coding sequence GTGTTCAAGCAAGACGAAGAGAAGATAATCAAAGAAATGCTGCCAATGGTGAAGATGATAGCACTTGATTTGAAAAACAACCTTCCAAAAAACGTTGAACTGGACGATTTGATACAGGAAGGAGTTCTCGCTTTAATTGCGGCAATAAGAAGGTACGACCCGAAGAAAGGTGTAAACATCCACAGATATGCAATAAAAAGAGTCAAGGGGGCAATGTACGATTATCTCAGAAAGATAGATTGGATGCCAAGAAATCTTAGAAGAAACATAAAAGAAGTGGAAAAGGCCATTTACGAACTTGAGCCAAGCTTGGGGCGTTTTCCAACGATTGAGGAAATTTCGATGTACACTGGTTTGACGACAGCGGAAGTGAAAAGAGCCTTAGATGAAATGGTTAGAAAACAGTTTCTAATGCTTGATCAATATTTGTACGACGAGGAAACGTTTTTGGATCAACTTAAAGACGACGACGAACCGTTTAAGCAAGCTCAGAGGGAAATTTTGCTTGAAGATCTTACCCAAGCTATATCGAGGCTTGATCCAAAGGAACAACTGGTTCTTTCCTTGAGATTTGAACAAGATCTTTCTTTGAAAGAAATAGGTCTAATAATAGGAGCAAGTGAATCGCGAGTTTCGCAAATAATTTCTTCGGCGTTGATAAAGATAAAGAACTTTTTGATGGGTGGAGAGCATGATAACTCCGGTGGATCTTCAGGTAGTGATAGTGAGGGGAAATGA